The nucleotide sequence gaggcaatggacacaaactgcAACAGGGGAAAGACTACTGAGATGACAGAATAAACTTCTTTACCATGGGGGTGGTCAAATACTAGAATAGTGCCCGAAAAGGCTGTGAGTTCTCCATCCTcagagcagggggttggacctATGACCCTAGTGATTCCTTTCCACCTCAAGGATTCTGCAACTCtaaaaagcacaaataattTAGGTAAAGCACAGGACTACAGACCTAGCAACACAGGTACAGAAAGAAATCTCTGAAACATGACACTTGAAGATCTGactcctgctctcctcagctGCTGTATCAGGATTTGCCCTGTAGGCATGTTTTGCCTGCTGGAGTTAAAGGCAGACAGCTGGGAATTACTGCTTCCCAGATGGCCTTTAAGATGTTGCATGATTGCAGGTTTGCTGGAGAAAGCAACACCctcttctccagtgactgcttTACAAGTAGCTTATTTGAAACACAACTTCTCAGCATGTCCTCAGAGATTATTAGCTTTCTGGTTGTAGCAAAAGAATACCAGAAAGGCCATTCCCAGGTGAGCTCATCTCATTCTTTGTATTAGGAATTTCTCTGGAGCCTGGATCAACTAGCATGCAGCATGGAAGGAAAGGCACTTTCCTAAGCACATGCCCTCCTGGTTGTCTCTTAATACAAAACCAAGCATCTAGCCTCTGCTTGGTGCACTACAACCCCTTTTGCCTGACAGTAGGTGTCCATCATCTTTCTGAGACATGGTACTTGCGTTATTCAAAGCATAGCTTGAGttgttgcattatttttaactttgccCCATGTGTAATAAATCAAATACTGTATGACACATTTATCATATAAATAGCTTATGAAAGAGTTCCTAGTTTTCCCAGGATTGCAGAAAGACTGAGAATTGGATTGCAAGTAAGGGTGTCTGGAATTTGGcactcctcctctctcccagaGACTGCTAGACCCGGTGCGGGGGGGGGAAGACACTCCTGTTCCTGCCAAGCCTGGCATTAAAAGGGTGGATCAGAAAGAGCAGTTAATGGTAATGAGCAAAGAATGTGTTTCCTTGTGTGAAATGGCCTGTGAAGGTCTGTGACACAGTGGATGTCTGTGGCCAAAGATGAGTGATCCACGTGGACGTGTGACCCAAGAATGGCTGTGAGGACTTAACTGCTTGCCCCCCAAATGCCACTCCTAAATGCTGACAAAGTTAGGTCAGAGCCAAGGTATCCCAGATAACCCCAATGTAGGAGTTTGGTCCTTCTGTCTCCTTGAGGAAGGGATCAAAGAGTGAATGGTGCTTGGTCACCACCTGAGCAGCATGGCAGGACTGAGTGGGGTGAGAACAGGAGTGAGTGGGGTGAGATCAAGCTCCAGGCACTTGTTGTTGCTGTAGCGTTCAGAGTGTGCTATGGTTTGGGAAATGTGAAACCGGTTCACTCCACAAACCAGATATCCCACCAGTCACATCAACAGCAGTGATGCCTTCTCCTTCCGTTCCCTGCAGTTACGTGACCAGAGAAGGAGATGATCCTCAGGCATCCCAGCTGAGCTGTGGATCTCCACGAACCACTAGACCTACAGTGAGAGCTTGCATGAGATGTGAtaccccccccaacacacacacacacacacacacacacacacacacacacacacacacacacacacacacacacatggagATAGTGGTGCTGATGCTGGCTGAGCACAGGAGGCAGTCAGAAAGCCCAGGAAAGTCCATCCCACCTTGCTCCTGTACATCCCGCTCCAGGGGCTCCAGGCTTGGCTGAGCTGGAGCACGTTATCTCAGTCCAAGACGCCTTCTACATAGCCTTGGTCATAGCTGTTCCCTGATATATGCTCTGAGGCAGAACCCAGACCTGCTGGGGCAGCTTGAGCAGTAATGTCCTGAGGAAGAGAAGCTCCCAGGTCATCAGCCAGTAGGCAGGGCTGTTGGTCTGTATATTGCAGATGATAGTGTTGTTTCCCTATCCCCAAGACCTGTACACAGCTCCTGACTCCTGCAAGGGACGCTGCGAGGAGCCATACAATGAGGAGGATGAGTGCCACTGTAACACTGAGTGTGAGAGATATCACAGCTGCTGTGAGGATTACTATACATACTGCAGCCCAGGTGAGCATCTCCAGGAGAGGGGGGGGCTCTGCTAAAGGCTGCTGTTGGCCAACCCACTGCTCTCCCACACCTATGACCATCACAGCTgatgggggctgtggggctgccagAGCCCAGCTCTGGGGTATAAAGGGGCTATTTGCAAGCGCAGacctgcctgtgctgctgtgtAGGGGTACGTGCACACGCACTTGCCCACGCTGCTGTGcataggtgtgtgtgtgcatacatgcATATCTGGCCGTGTTGTCCTGTATCagagtgtgcacacacacacctgcatgGGCTGTTGTGCATAGGTGGGTCACAAACATACCCGTATAACTAAATGCAGCCTGTACCTCCTAATGACCAACCCAGAGACACAAGTGGCTCTTCCACAGGTGGTTTTTCAGCAGAAGCCCTGGGCCAGGCCCCGCCCTCGTCCATTTCTCTATCACCCTgagcttctttcctttcttctcctctgggTCCACATAGGTGGAGACTGGGCCGAAGCGACAGAACACACACGCAGCAGTGGTGAGTAGCTAGCTTTCTGATTGAGGGCAATGAATAACCACCCACATTTCaccctgcctgcctctgggctgtTCATTCCCCTGTGAACTACAGCTCTCCTGGACCGATAGCATCTGGACGTCACACATCCATATCACTCTGTTTCCATTCACTCAGAGTCAAAGTGTGTCAAAGCCACACAGCACAGTAAGAGCCTAAATATGGCTTACCTGATTGTTACTGGCACTATCTCATTTTACCAGACCTAGTGCAGTGCAGCATCCAACCATGGAGCCAGGTGCTTCAGCCAGAGGCAGAAATGAACTGGAGCTGGCATCCCCTGGTCACTGTGCTACTAAACCATGGGAAACCGAGAGGTGGTTAATCCCTACAGACGTATCCCAGGGAGCAGTGTCACATGTGGAAAATGGGGACTGATCCTGCCTTTGTCATCCCAGCTTTTCCTGAAGGCTTCTATGGCCGTTAGCCCTATGGCCAGCTCCAGCCTCTAAGTCCTGATAGGGAGTCTGTAATTCCTGCAGGTCTGCTTGTGACTCGCAGGACACTTACTCGGCATGGTCAATCCCAGGCTGCCTCCAGAAAGGCTCAGAAATCCAGCAGAACTGCAGAGAGAGCACTAGGACATGGGCTACAAATGGCTCAGGGACTCCCATCCTGATCCTCAGGGGCACTGTGCCATGTCCAAACTCCACACCAGTCCAGACTCTCCTGGGAGGCCGGGTAGTACCAGCTGGGACTCCCAGCCCTCTGGTCTCAGGCTGCCACCAACTTCCCGCACCCCTTAAGCCTCCTGTGTGTCACCTTGAGTGCTCAGATCTCACAATGTCCTGGGTTTCTGCCTCTCTGGCACctttctgagatttttcagaGTGGCCGGAGCTTGCAGCACCACCCTAGTGAATAGCACTCAGTCCTGGGCCAAGCTCCTGCCTGCTCACAACGGCCCTCTACCTCTCCCTGCAGAGGGTTTCTCCAGCAGCCAGGATGCCATCACGGACGAGGACCTCCTGCACATGTCAGAGCAGATTTACAGCGCGGATCACAACAAAGCTCAGCTGACTGACATCACCATTAACCCGCAGCACTGGGTATCCCCAGACCAAACGGGTGACCAGGAAGACCGCTCTCCTGAGCCGTGAGTGTGACAGACACTAGCATTGCCACAGGCATCCTCGCAGGGTGTTTGCGAGCAAGAAGTCAGGATGGCAGAGACTACTCTGGCCAGTCAGGGCACAAGGTTGGTTTCTAAGGGGAACCACTGCTCCTCCACTGACTGCAGGGTGCCCTCTCTCCCAGGCTCTACAAATACGTCAATGAGAAGCTCTTCTCCAAACCCACCTATGCTAGCTTCATTAAACTGCTGGACAATTACCAGAGGGCAactggcagggaggaggacaTCACAAGAGAGGAGCTGAAGGAGCAGGACAACTTCCTCAAGGAGGTGATGAAAACTGAGCTCATGAAGAAGCTCTTCAATTTCCTCCACAAAAAAAGTGAGTGTGGAGCAAGCTGGTAGGACAGGGCCTGCCAGAGTAGGATGAAGGGTTGGCTAGTTACCAGCATCCCTGGGTAGCCACTTCTCTGCCCAGGCTCTGCATCAGGCCAGTACCCACTGGCTCTCCCTGCTATATTTAGGATACTCCTCACCTCACAACCCCAGGGACACAGTCTGCAGAGAAGTCACATAAGTCCCCAAAAGACAATGCACCCCCAGAGTTGGGAAGGACATAACTtgggaggctgcagcctggaagggcACAGGAGCAGACTCTCTAGGCCTGCCCACACTCGTGCCAACTGAATTGGTCCTGAGGGAGAGGATCTGGCTGGTGGGAGCTGGGGTTAGGGCTGAGGGGTCCTGCCTTTGCCTCCCCAAGGGCTCCCATAAATCGGTTCCATTAGCAGCCAActcccctctccctgcttcaTGACTCTCTGCCCTGTTTTGTCTCCAGATCGCTACAGTTCTGAGCAAGAATTTGTCACTGATTTGAAGGAGATGTGGTTTGGTCTTTACTCCAGAGGCAACGGCGAGCGGGACTCCAGTGGCTTTGAGCATGTCTTCTCAGGTAGAGCCCAAGTATGAGTGTCTCCTAACGGGACAGGAAGCAAATGGTGGTGCAACTCCACTCTGTGGAGATGCATCTCCAAGGGGATGACAGACCTCTGCTGAGtgccttgctctgtgcttggcTCTTGTGCCTGGGCTTTCTGTGTGCTCTGTACTTGGCTGAACCAGAGTGCTGTTCATCAAAAGTGGTTGATCAGAGCACAAACACTGTGTGAGGTACCTGTCTGCATCTGAGGTGATGTAGCAGCCCCATCTGAGCATATCCTGGTTTGAGAAGGACGGAGGAAGGTGTCTGGGGCCTCTTCCACACCACCATGTAGGGGTGGAGGGTCTGAGGCTCATCATGATCTCATTTGTATTCAGGGGAAGTGAAAAAGGGGAAAGTGACTGGATTTCACAACTGGATTCGCTTCTACCTTCTTGAAAAGCAGGGCTTCATCGACTACTTCAGCCACAGCTATGATGGGCCGGTAAGTGTTCCCATTAGGCTACActgccagcagcactgcacaaACCATCAGCCAGTCTGATTTGTCCAGACAGGGCTGATGCCGCTATGTTGGCCAGATCCC is from Rhea pennata isolate bPtePen1 chromosome 29, bPtePen1.pri, whole genome shotgun sequence and encodes:
- the ENDOU gene encoding uridylate-specific endoribonuclease codes for the protein MKTWILLIEAGIALGCVSGNLYTAPDSCKGRCEEPYNEEDECHCNTECERYHSCCEDYYTYCSPGGDWAEATEHTRKGFSSSQDAITDEDLLHMSEQIYSADHNKAQLTDITINPQHWVSPDQTGDQEDRSPEPLYKYVNEKLFSKPTYASFIKLLDNYQRATGREEDITREELKEQDNFLKEVMKTELMKKLFNFLHKKNRYSSEQEFVTDLKEMWFGLYSRGNGERDSSGFEHVFSGEVKKGKVTGFHNWIRFYLLEKQGFIDYFSHSYDGPWSTYPDVLGMQFNWDGFYKEVGSAFIGSSPEFEFGLYTLCFIARPGRACHLSLAGHSLSIQTYPWTKSTYGNGKKYIATAYVISS